Within Longimicrobium sp., the genomic segment AGCATGAGCATGTCGGCCAGCGGGCTCATCCCCGCCCCGCCGATCCCCATGAAATGCACGGGCCCGCGCCCCGCCAGCTCCACCAGATCGAATCCGTTCAATATACCGCCCGCAATACGGTTGGGAAAGTTGCTCAATCCAGGGCGAAGACATTCGCCGCTGGTGCTACGCGATGCCCGCGTTTGCGCTCATGCCCTGGGTGGTGCGCTCCTGCCGGCCCCGGCGCCCGCGCCGGGGGATGGATCCCCGGCCTTCGTTGGCCCCGGTGCCGGCCACGGGCCCCGGCCCCCGCGCCGGGGGATGAATCCCCCGGCTGGAGCCACGCGAAGGCGGCTGAAGCCGGCTAGAGAAACGCTACATTCGCTTAGCCAATCAGCTTCGTCAGCTCGCGCACGATGAGGTCGGCGGCGTTGGGGCGGCCGCGCTCGCGTGCGTGAGCGGCGATCTCCTCGCGGCGCTCGGGCGAGGAGGCGAGCGCCATCACCTCGGTCCACAGCCGCTCGGCGGCGAGGTCCTTTTCCTCCACCATCACGGCGGCGCCCGCGTCGGCCAGGGCGACGGCGTTGTGGTGCTGGTGGTTGGCGGCGGCGTGCGGAAAGGGGACGAGGATGCTCGGGATGCCCCAGGCACACAGCTCGGCCAGCGTCATCGCACCGGCGCGCGCGATGGAGAAGTCGGCGGAGGCGAGGGCGCCCGGCATGTCCTGGATGTACGGGAGGACGTGCACCCACCCCGGATTGCCGACCTGCGCCAGCTTTTCGGCCGTCTTGTCGTACGTCGCGGGACCCGTCGCCCACAGGATCTGGAAGCCGGGGGGCGGCGCGGGGAGGCGGCCGTCCGCCACGCCGCGCAGGGCGCCGAGCAGCGCTTCGTTCACCGAGCGCGCGCCCTGGCTGCCGCCCGTCACCAGGCAGACCGTGCCGTCGGAGAGGCCGAAGCGGGCGCGGGCGGCGGCGCGGTCCAGCGTCAGGTCGGGCGGGTTGATGGGGTTGCCGTGCTCGAACACCTCGGTGCGCTTCCCCGGCTTCAGGTGCGCGCGCGCCTCGGGGAACGCGAGATGGAGCTGGCGCACCCGGCCCGCCATCGTGCGCGTGACGAAGCCGGGATACGAGTTCTGCTCCTGCAGCGCGGCCGGCACGCCACTCAGCACGCCCCACGCGACGGCCGGCCCGCTCGCGTAGCCGCCCGTCCCCACCACCAGGTCGGGCTTGAAGGAGCGGAAGACGGAGCGCAGGCCGGTCGCCGAGCCGAGCATCGCGGGGATCAGCCGCCAGTTCTGCCACGGCTTCTGCCTGCGGATCGGCTCCAGCGGCAGAAGGCGGTGCGGGACGCCCTTTTCAGGCAGCACGCGCGCTTCCACGCCGCGCCGCGCGCCGATGAACATCACCTCCGCGCCGGGGTGCAGCCGCTGGAAGGCGTCGGCCAGGGCGAGCGCGGGGTACAGGTGCCCGCCGGTTCCGCCGCCGGCGAAGAGGATGCGGGGCGGCGTCATGCGGCCGTCCCCCGCGCGCGGGCCACGCTCAGCAGCACGCCCACCGCCACGAAGTAGGTGAGCAGCGCGCTCCCTCCGTACGACATGAAGGGGAGGGTGAAGCCCGTGGTCGGCAGCAGTGCCATCGCGACGCCCATGTGGAGGAAGGCGGTGACGACGATCAGGTTGGTCATCCCCAGCGCCACCAGGTAGCCGAAGCGGTCCGGCGCGCGCGCCGCGATGCGGTAGCCCAGCACCAGGAACCCCGCGAAGACCGCGACCACGAACAGCACCCCCAGCAGCCCCCACTCCTCGGAGATCATGGAGAAGAGGAAGTCGTTGTGGGCCTCGGGGAGGAAGCCGAACTTCTGCCGCGAGTTGCCGAAGCCCACTCCGCCCAGCCCGCCCGAGCCGATGGCGATCAGCGACTGGTTGATCTGGTACGCGACGCCCTGCGTGTCGTTGCCGGGATCGAGGAAGGCTGCGATGCGCTTCATCCGGTAGCCCGCGTCCTGCACCTTGGCCCAGACGATGGGCACGGCGATCAGCCCCAGCACGATGAAGTGCCCGATCCGCGCCCCGCCCGCGAACAGCACCAGCGCGCTGAGCAGGATGACGAGGAGCGCGGCGCTCAGGTTGGGCTCCAGGAAGACGAGGAGCGCCATCGGCACCCACACCATCAGGAAGGGCACCAGGCCTCGGCTCATGGAGTGGAGCTTGTCCTCCTTCTTCACCGCCAGCATCGCCGTCCAGATGATCATCACCAGCTTGGCCAGCTCCGAGGGCTGGAACGACATCCCCAGGTCAAGCCAGCGCCGCGCGCCGTTGATGCGCGGCGCGATCGCCTCCGTGCCCGGCATGATCACGACGACCAGCATCAGCCCCACGCCGATCAGCATCGGCCACGCCCACAGCCGGAAGCGGCGGTAGTCGAGGCGCGAGATGATGGCGGCCATCAGCACGCCCGCCCCGACGGCGCGGAGCTGCTTGAGGGCGTAGTAGTGCCCCGGCAGCTCCTCGCTGCGCGCGATGAACGACGACGCGCTGTACATCTCCACCAGCCCGAAGCAGAGCGCCGCGGCCGTGAGCGCGACGAGCGCGCGCGACTCGAGCGTGGACTCGGCGCGGGCGGCCTTGGCGGCGGCCAGGCGGGGCGCGGCGGGGCGCCGGTCGCGCGGGGGGACCGGCGGCTGGGCGGGGCGGGGCTGGGCGCGGGGGCGGCCTGGCAGGGTGATCACGTGCGATCCTCGGCGGCAAGCTCGGCGAAGCGCCGGCCCCGCTCTTCGTAGTTGGGGAACATGTCGAAGCTGCTGCACGCGGGCGAAAGGAGGATGGCGTCACCCTCGCGCGCCAGCTCGCGGGCGCGGCGCACCACCTCTTCGAACGAGCCGTCCACGCGCTCGACAGTCACGTGGCCGGCGAGGTCGCTCTGCACGATCGGGGCTGCCTCGCCGTACGCCACCACCGCGCGGACGGTGGGGCCCAGCTCGGGGAGGAGCTCCGTGTACGGCTCCCCCTTGTGCCGCCCGCCCAGCAGCAGTACGACGGGCCGCGTCATCCCCCGCACCGCGACGCGGGTGGAGGCGATGTTGGTCGCCTTGCTGTCGTTGATCCAGAGCACGCCGCCCTTTTCGCCGACCGGCTGCAGGCGGTGCGCGGGCGCCTCGAAGTTGCGCAGCGCGTACCCGATGTCCTTTGCCTCCGCACCCGCGAGGCGTGCGGCCAGCGCGGCGGCGAGGGCGTTGGCGGCGTTGTGCGGGCCCAGGATCCTGAGTTCGTGCGCTGGGGACAGCGCTTCCTCCGTCTCGCCGTCCATCCGCAGCGTGAGCCACCCTTCCGGGTCCAGGAACCCGCCGCGCTCTCCGTCCTCCGGCTGCGACGCGACGCGGAAGTAGAACCTCTCCCCCGCCGCATCTCCCGGGAGCTCGCGGGCGCGCTCGTCCTCGGCGTTCAGCACCCAGCGGCTGGCAGGGGTGGCGTTGCGGAAGAGGTTGGCCTTGTCCGCGTAGTACGCCTCCAAGTCCGGGTACCAGTCCAGGTGGTCGGGCGCCAGGTTCGTCAGCACCCCGATCTCCGGCGCGAACTCGCGGATCATCCCGAGCTGGAACGAAGACGTCTCCACCACCGCGATCTCCGGCTGCGGCTCGCGCAGCGCCAGCTCGCTCAGCGCCGTGCCGATGTTGCCCCCCGCCACCGCGTCGCGCCCGGCGGCGCGCAGGATGTGCTCGATCAGCCCCGTGACCGTCGTCTTCCCGTTGGTCCCCGTGATGCCGATCACGCGCGACCCGAGCTGCTCGTACGCCAGCTCCACCTCGGGGATCACCGGCACGTGCGCGATGGCCGGATCGCGGAGGATCTTGGCCGTCGGCGGGATGCCGGGGGAGAGGACGATGCGCGTGCACGCGGCCAGCTTCGCCACGTCGTGCCCCCCCGTCTCGGCATCGCCGCCGAGCGCGCGCAACTCTTCGGCGGCCTTCTGCGCCGCGGGCCCGCTTCCGGCGTCGCTGGCGTAAACCTTTGCCCCGCGCGCCAGCGCCAGCCGCGCCGCCGCCATCCCGCTCCGCGCCAGCCCCAGCACCCCGATCGTCTCGCCGGAAAGGGTGCGGGTCATGGCTGTGGCAGCCGGGCGGTTGAAACCGCGGCTCGAACGGCGCAAAGTCCGCCTTCGCGGACTCGCACGGCAACCCCGGGCATGCGAGCCCGATTCATCGGGCTTCCCGTAGTTCCAGCCGGGGGATTCATCCCCCGGTGCCCCGGAAGGTGCCCCATCACCGGATCTTGAGCGTGGCAACGGCGGCGAGGGCGCACATGATGCCCACGATCCAGAAGCGGATGATCACCTTGCTCTCGTGCCACCCGATCTGCTCGAAGTGGTGGTGCAGCGGCGCCATCCGGAAGATGCGCCGGCCCGTGCCGCTTCGCTTCTTCGTCCACTTGTAGTAGACGGTCTGCGACATCACCGAGAGCGCCTCCGCCACGAACACCGCGCCCACGATGGCCAGCAGGAACTCCGCCTTCAGCAGCACCGCCACCGCCCCCAGCACGCCGCCGATGGCCAGCGAGCCGGTGTCGCCCATGAACACCTCGGCGGGGTGCGCGTTGAACCAGAGGAAGCCCATGCACCCGCCGGCCAGCGCCACGCAAAAGATCGCCAGCTCGCCCGCGCCCGGCAGGTAGAAGAGGTTCAGGTAGTCCGAGATGTCCACGCGGCCAAAGAGGTAGGCGAAGAGCCCGAACGTCACCGCCGCGATCGCCGAGAGCCCCGCCGCCAGCCCGTCGAGCCCGTCCGTGAGGTTCACCGCGTTGGAGCACCCCACCAGCACGAAGGTCACGAACAGGATGTAGATGGGCCAGAAGAACTCCAGGTGGACGCTCTTGAAGAAGGGAATCTGCGTCCAGGTGCTGGGCACCTCGCTGAGCGGAAACCAGACGAGGAAGGCGCCCAGCAGCAGCCCCAGCGAGCCCTGCCCCAGGATCTTGTAGCGCCCCGCCAGCCCGTCCGTCCCCTTGCGGGTGATCTTGAGGTAGTCGTCCATGAAGCCGAGCGCTCCCAGCCAGAGGAGCGTCACGATGGCGATGACGGTGTACGGGTTGTCCAGCCGCGCCCAGAGCAGCGTGGGGATCACGGTGGCCAGCACGATGACCACGCCGCCCATGGTGGGCGTGCCGCGCTTGCCCAGGTGCGTCTGCGGCCCCTCGGTGCGCACGATCTGCCCGAGCTTGAGCATGCGCAGCCGGCCTATGATGGCGGGCCCGAACCAGAAGGCCACCAGGAACGCCGTCACCACGGCCCCCGCGGCGCGGAAGGTGTGGTAGCGGAAGACGTTGAAGGCCGCGTTGTACTCCGCGAGCGGCACCAGCAGGTGGTAGAGCACCGTGTCAGGCCCCGGCGTGTTGGTTGGTCTCGGCCGGCTGGCCGAAGTCCCGCTCGATCAGGGGGATGATCCTCTCCAGCGCCACTCCGCGCGACCCCTTCAGCAGGATCGTCTCGTTTCCCTGCAGCGAGGGGCGAAGCTCCTCGTACGCCTGGATCGGATCGTCCGCGGAGATTAGGTGGTCTCCGAGATCCTCGCGCAGCGGCCCGAACGCGGCCACGAAGTCACCCGTCGCCACCACCCGGTCGATCCCCTTCCCCACCAGCCCGGCGATCTGCTCGGCGGCGGCGGCGTGCAGCGAGTCCGCGTGGTCGCCCAGCTCCCGCATCGTCCCCACCACGGCCACCTTGGCGCCGTCGCTGGGGATGGAGGCCAGCAGCTCGACGGCGGCGCGCAGGGAGGGCGGGTTGGAGTTGTAGCAGTCCGCCAGCACACCCACGGTGCCCACTCTGCGCCACTCGTTCCTCATCTTCGGTGCCGACATGGCCCCAATTCCGCGCGCCGCATCCGACAGAGGAACCCCGAGCTCCTCGGCGACGCCGAGCGCGAGCAGGGCGTTGCGCACGTTGTGCATCCCCGGGAGCGGCACGTGGACGTCCACGCCGCGGAAGCGCCACGCGGTGCTCCCGTCCGGCCTCACCTCCACCTCGCCCTCCGGCCGCACCTCGGCGTCGGGAGTGAGGCCCGCGACGCGCACGCAGTCGCGCAGGATGGTGAGGGAGCGCGCCACCAGCTCGGGCGGCTCGTCGGCCACGAAGGCTGTGCCGCCGGGACGCACGGAGGGGAGGATGGCGAGCTCCTCCTCCAGCACGCCGGCCACGCTCCCGAACCCCTCCAGGTGCTCCTCGCCGATGGAGGTGATCAGCGCCACGTCCGGCTCGGCGATGGCGCCCAGCAGCGCGATCTCCCCCGGCTCGTTGGTCCCCGTCTCGATCACCAGCACCTCCGCGTCTTCCGGCGCGGCCAGCAGGGTGAGCGGAACGCCGACCTGATTGTTGAGGTTGGCCTCGGTGGCGTGCACCCGGAACTTGACGCCCAGCGCGGCGCGGAGGAGCTCCTTGGTGGTCGTCTTGCCGTTGCTCCCCGCCACCGCCACCACCCGACCGCTCAGCGCGCGGCGGCGGTGGCGGGCCAGGCGGCCCAGGGCGTGGAGCGTGTCGTCCACCAGGTAGAGCCGCATCCCGGCCGGCTGCACGTCCGGCATCCGCGACACCACCGCCGCCGTCGCTCCCGCGTCCGACGCGACGGCGAGGAAGTCGTGTGCGTCGTAGTTGGCTCCGCGCAGCGCCACGAAGAGCGACCCCTGCGCGATCTTTCTCGTGTCGGTGGAGACGCCGGTGTACTCGGCGTCGCCGTCCTCAGTCCCGCGTGTGCCCAGCGCGCGCTCCACCTCGGCGGCAGTCCATCGAAATCCGCTCACACCCATTCCCTGGTCGCAGACGTTGCCCGTTCGGCAAGGATTTCACGCACCACCACGCGCTCGTCGAACGAGCGCTTCTCGCGGCCCACGACCTGGTACGTCTCGTGGCCCTTCCCGGCAAGGAGGACGACGTCCTCGTTGCCGGCTTCGAGTAGCGCCCGCCGGATGGCTTCGCGGCGGTCGGAAAGTCGCACGCGGGGTGCACTTCCCATGCCGCGTTCGATGTCGTCCAGGATCTTCTCGGGGTCTTCGGTGCGCGGGTTGTCGGAGGTGACGATGGCGAGGTCCGCCCCCTCCGCCGCGATGCGGCCCATCTCCGGCCGCTTGGTGGGATCGCGGTCCCCGCCGGCGCCGAATACGACGATCAGGCGCCCCTGCACCAGCGGCCGGACGGCGGCGAGGGCGCGCTCCAGTGCGTCCGGGGTGTGCGCATAGTCCGCGAGCACCGTGGCGGATGCGGGCGGGCCGGCGATCCGCTCCAGCCGCCCCGGCACCTGCGGGATCGTGGAGAGCCCCGCCGCGATCTCCTCCGCCGCCCACCCCAGCGACCAGAGCGTGGCCGCGGCGCCCAGCGCGTTGGAGACGTTGAAGCTGCCGAAGAGGGGGAGGTTCACCTCCGCGCTTCCGTCGGGAAGAACCAGCGTCCACTCCATGCCGCCGGGCCCCACGCGCACGTTCTCCCCGCGGACGTCGGCGGGGCGCTCCATCCCGAAGCGGACCACGCGATCGGCCTCCACTTCGTCCCAGGCCGGATCGTCCGCGTTGACAACGGCGGCGGCGCCGTCCTTGAGCAGCGTGAGGAGGCGGAGCTTGGCGGAACGATACTCCTCCATCGTCCCGTGGTAGTCCAGGTGGTCCTGCGTGAGGTTGGTGAAGAGCGCGGCGTCGAAGCGCGCCGCCGCCATCCGCCCCTGGTGCAGCGCGTGCGACGACACCTCCATCGCCAGCGCGCGCACGCCGCCGTCCGCGAAGCCGCGCAGCCAGCGCGCCGCCTCGATGGGCCCCGGCGTGGTGAGCCCCTCCGTCCCCGGCACCGGCTTGCCGCCCGCGTCCAGCGCGCCCAGCGTGCCGATGTACGCCGTGGGCATGCGGCGGGACATCATGTCGCGCAGGATGGCGGCGGTGGTCGTCTTCCCGTTGGTTCCGGTGACGCCCACCAGCGTGAGGTCGTTCCAGGGATCGCCCCAGAGCTCGGCGGCGGCGTACGATGCGGCCAGCCGCCCGCTGGTGACGTGGATCTGCGGGAACGCGATGGCATCCTCGCGCCGCTCCACCGTCGCGCCGGCCGCGCCCTGCGCCACGACGTCGGCCAGGTAGCGGTGCCCGTCGCCCTCGGTGCCGGCGATGGCGCAGAAGAGGTCGCCGGCGCCCACCTTGCGCGAGTCCGCGGAGGCGCTGGCGACCAGGCGCGCCGCGTCGTCCGCGGAGAGGCGCGCGTCGCTGGCGAGGAGCCCCTCACGCTCCAGCCGCGCTTCGATCGCGCCGAGCGTGGTCATCAGCGCTCCGCTCCCACCACCAGGATGGTGCCGCCGCGCGGCTGCACGGCGCCCGCCGCCGGGCGGGTGCCCTTGACCGTTCCCGCGCCCTGCACGCGCACCTGGAAGCCGAGCGCGTGCAGGCGGCGCACGGCGTCGCGTAGCGAGAGGCCCGCCAGCGCGGGCACCGGCACCGGCTCGCGCTTCGGCGCCGCGGCGGTCACCGCGCTCTGCGGAAGCGAGTCGAAGACGTACGTCCCCTCCCCGCCGGAGGAGCGCGGACGGCGCTGCACCGCCTGCTGTGGCGCCGCTTGCGACGGCGTGGGGATGCGCGTGGCGAGAAGGGCGCGCCGGTCCAGCGAGGGCGAGCGCGCCGCCAGGATCGCCTGCAGCGTGGCGCGCGTCACCGGCGCCGCGGTCAGCCCGCCGTAGTAGTCGCCCTGCGGACGGTCCAGCTTCACGAAAATGACGAGCTGTGGATCGCGCGCCGGGAAGTACGACACGAAGCTGGAGTTGTACTGCCCCGCCTCGTAGCGCCCGTTTGCTCCCGTGCGCCGCGCCGTCCCCGTCTTCCCCGCCACCTCGAACGTCGAGAGCGCCGCCGCCTTGGCCGAACCGTCCGACACCACGGTGATCAACACCTCGCGCAGCGCGTCCGTCACCGACGCGGGGACGGCGCGGCGAACCACGCGCGGCTCCAGCTTCCAGCGCGTG encodes:
- the murG gene encoding undecaprenyldiphospho-muramoylpentapeptide beta-N-acetylglucosaminyltransferase: MTPPRILFAGGGTGGHLYPALALADAFQRLHPGAEVMFIGARRGVEARVLPEKGVPHRLLPLEPIRRQKPWQNWRLIPAMLGSATGLRSVFRSFKPDLVVGTGGYASGPAVAWGVLSGVPAALQEQNSYPGFVTRTMAGRVRQLHLAFPEARAHLKPGKRTEVFEHGNPINPPDLTLDRAAARARFGLSDGTVCLVTGGSQGARSVNEALLGALRGVADGRLPAPPPGFQILWATGPATYDKTAEKLAQVGNPGWVHVLPYIQDMPGALASADFSIARAGAMTLAELCAWGIPSILVPFPHAAANHQHHNAVALADAGAAVMVEEKDLAAERLWTEVMALASSPERREEIAAHARERGRPNAADLIVRELTKLIG
- a CDS encoding putative peptidoglycan glycosyltransferase FtsW; the encoded protein is MITLPGRPRAQPRPAQPPVPPRDRRPAAPRLAAAKAARAESTLESRALVALTAAALCFGLVEMYSASSFIARSEELPGHYYALKQLRAVGAGVLMAAIISRLDYRRFRLWAWPMLIGVGLMLVVVIMPGTEAIAPRINGARRWLDLGMSFQPSELAKLVMIIWTAMLAVKKEDKLHSMSRGLVPFLMVWVPMALLVFLEPNLSAALLVILLSALVLFAGGARIGHFIVLGLIAVPIVWAKVQDAGYRMKRIAAFLDPGNDTQGVAYQINQSLIAIGSGGLGGVGFGNSRQKFGFLPEAHNDFLFSMISEEWGLLGVLFVVAVFAGFLVLGYRIAARAPDRFGYLVALGMTNLIVVTAFLHMGVAMALLPTTGFTLPFMSYGGSALLTYFVAVGVLLSVARARGTAA
- the murD gene encoding UDP-N-acetylmuramoyl-L-alanine--D-glutamate ligase, with product MTRTLSGETIGVLGLARSGMAAARLALARGAKVYASDAGSGPAAQKAAEELRALGGDAETGGHDVAKLAACTRIVLSPGIPPTAKILRDPAIAHVPVIPEVELAYEQLGSRVIGITGTNGKTTVTGLIEHILRAAGRDAVAGGNIGTALSELALREPQPEIAVVETSSFQLGMIREFAPEIGVLTNLAPDHLDWYPDLEAYYADKANLFRNATPASRWVLNAEDERARELPGDAAGERFYFRVASQPEDGERGGFLDPEGWLTLRMDGETEEALSPAHELRILGPHNAANALAAALAARLAGAEAKDIGYALRNFEAPAHRLQPVGEKGGVLWINDSKATNIASTRVAVRGMTRPVVLLLGGRHKGEPYTELLPELGPTVRAVVAYGEAAPIVQSDLAGHVTVERVDGSFEEVVRRARELAREGDAILLSPACSSFDMFPNYEERGRRFAELAAEDRT
- the mraY gene encoding phospho-N-acetylmuramoyl-pentapeptide-transferase, giving the protein MLYHLLVPLAEYNAAFNVFRYHTFRAAGAVVTAFLVAFWFGPAIIGRLRMLKLGQIVRTEGPQTHLGKRGTPTMGGVVIVLATVIPTLLWARLDNPYTVIAIVTLLWLGALGFMDDYLKITRKGTDGLAGRYKILGQGSLGLLLGAFLVWFPLSEVPSTWTQIPFFKSVHLEFFWPIYILFVTFVLVGCSNAVNLTDGLDGLAAGLSAIAAVTFGLFAYLFGRVDISDYLNLFYLPGAGELAIFCVALAGGCMGFLWFNAHPAEVFMGDTGSLAIGGVLGAVAVLLKAEFLLAIVGAVFVAEALSVMSQTVYYKWTKKRSGTGRRIFRMAPLHHHFEQIGWHESKVIIRFWIVGIMCALAAVATLKIR
- the murF gene encoding UDP-N-acetylmuramoyl-tripeptide--D-alanyl-D-alanine ligase, with product MSGFRWTAAEVERALGTRGTEDGDAEYTGVSTDTRKIAQGSLFVALRGANYDAHDFLAVASDAGATAAVVSRMPDVQPAGMRLYLVDDTLHALGRLARHRRRALSGRVVAVAGSNGKTTTKELLRAALGVKFRVHATEANLNNQVGVPLTLLAAPEDAEVLVIETGTNEPGEIALLGAIAEPDVALITSIGEEHLEGFGSVAGVLEEELAILPSVRPGGTAFVADEPPELVARSLTILRDCVRVAGLTPDAEVRPEGEVEVRPDGSTAWRFRGVDVHVPLPGMHNVRNALLALGVAEELGVPLSDAARGIGAMSAPKMRNEWRRVGTVGVLADCYNSNPPSLRAAVELLASIPSDGAKVAVVGTMRELGDHADSLHAAAAEQIAGLVGKGIDRVVATGDFVAAFGPLREDLGDHLISADDPIQAYEELRPSLQGNETILLKGSRGVALERIIPLIERDFGQPAETNQHAGA
- a CDS encoding UDP-N-acetylmuramoyl-L-alanyl-D-glutamate--2,6-diaminopimelate ligase, which gives rise to MTTLGAIEARLEREGLLASDARLSADDAARLVASASADSRKVGAGDLFCAIAGTEGDGHRYLADVVAQGAAGATVERREDAIAFPQIHVTSGRLAASYAAAELWGDPWNDLTLVGVTGTNGKTTTAAILRDMMSRRMPTAYIGTLGALDAGGKPVPGTEGLTTPGPIEAARWLRGFADGGVRALAMEVSSHALHQGRMAAARFDAALFTNLTQDHLDYHGTMEEYRSAKLRLLTLLKDGAAAVVNADDPAWDEVEADRVVRFGMERPADVRGENVRVGPGGMEWTLVLPDGSAEVNLPLFGSFNVSNALGAAATLWSLGWAAEEIAAGLSTIPQVPGRLERIAGPPASATVLADYAHTPDALERALAAVRPLVQGRLIVVFGAGGDRDPTKRPEMGRIAAEGADLAIVTSDNPRTEDPEKILDDIERGMGSAPRVRLSDRREAIRRALLEAGNEDVVLLAGKGHETYQVVGREKRSFDERVVVREILAERATSATREWV